One Amia ocellicauda isolate fAmiCal2 chromosome 13, fAmiCal2.hap1, whole genome shotgun sequence genomic window, ACGCccgcaaaataataaaatatagtttAGCTTTTTGCTGTTGACTTTCCCCACGTTGTCTCCTAGTGAAACGCAGCTTTATTTTTGGACTCAAGACTCATTGCACGGAGGCTTCACATTATTTCACAGTCAAGATGTAAAACCGTGCTACTGCAAGGCAGTGTTaacttcaaatgtattatttgatcTCAGGACACACtgacaaaaaatacaataaaataaagaaacattgaAAGTATAACGATTTGGAACAACGCATTTGCTGTCTGTGTCCTGTGCTCacagtggattcaaaccacATATTATCCGTAAAAGAGAGCGTTACAGATGTgaagataaaaaatatataaatgtaaagtgGAGTTACAATGAAACCAGTCTCTAGACCCGTTTGGCCGCTCGTACCTTCACCCCAGAGCCGGGCTGTGTGCCGCCTGCGCCCGCCTGCGCCCGCCTGCGCCTCGGCTCGGCTGCTTCCACCTCCACACGAAAACAACAGCGTTTCAAGTCTGTTCCCACCAGGGACCAATCAGATGAGAGCAACTTACCGGCGGCGACCAATCAGAGCAGAGCATCTTACCGGCGCCGACCAATCAGCGGAGAGCTGCGCCGGAGCCCTATATAAACTAACGGGCACACGCTGAGCGCACAGACCCGTTCTGGAAGTGGCAGAGATCCCTGTAGGCACCAGCCAGACCCGCAGCGCCGCTCTCTGCCCCGCAACCGGATTATCCAGCCCTGAGCCCAGCAGTGCGCGTCCGAGATCCGACTCCACAGGCTTTTGTTACGTACGGGACTTTTGTCGCTGTCGGCTTTCTGCTACTCCTGTGAACAACGCTTCTCCGAGTTGGAAAGGCTGTATACATCGAGGAAGATGCGTCTGATCCAGAACATGTCCACCATCTCCGAGTGCCCCACGTCGGAGTGCCCGTCCGGCAGGGTGATCAAGATCGCCGTCATCGGTGGGAGCGGAGTCGGAAAAACCGGTATGTTGAATGACTAGGGTCTGTGTCTATTATTGATGTACACTTGAAATCGACCATCAAGGTTCGTTTGCACGCATGGAAAGTCAAATCTTGTCATTTTGTCAGTAGTGCATGCTCTCTGCAGTATGACAATGGATACAAGTGTTTCTTCATTGGTGTACAATGTTCTCTTAAATTCCAGTTTGGCGTGTAGCGCATCTGTCCAAAGAGTTAAAGTGCGGGATGGAAACTGTGATCTCCTCCCAACTGCCTCAACCAAGAGTGGTGTAAAATACAAAGGCTCATCCTCTAACCCGTATTTTGTTCTTGCAGCTCTGGTGGTGAGATTTCTAACCCGCCGGTTTATTGGAGACTACGAGAGAAACTCTGGTGAGCATATTTCTGATTCCAGGTTTCAGTTAAGCAAAATAACTTCACATACGCTTTCTGTTAAATCTATAGGTTTTTAATGTATGCGTTTTATTCAATTACAGGTACTTTATACTCCAGAGAAGTACAAGTCGATGGAGAACAAGTTGCCATTCAGGTCCAGGATACACCAGGTGTTCAGGTGGGTTTTatttccccctcttgtggtgcTTTTACTCTCAGATGACCAAGAAATATCCACCCACTAAAGCAGATCAGTGTAAATACTGCTGACTTGGAAAGTGACTGGTCATGCCAGCTGCTTGAATAGCCACATACCATCCCTTTTGTGAACGGctgttgtattttaacacttgGGGTAATTGGCCTGTAGGCAGTGCTGGGCACATACTGAGCCTGACCATTGTGCACAAACTAGCGAGAGTAGATAGCGCTTCAAATAAGGTCCATTTTCTGTTAAATCCCAATGATCTAAAGATTTTGCAAGAAAATCGTAGTTTTCAAAGATGCAGGATTTTAATTTCTTGAGTTAATGCAATGCCATGATCTTAATTCAAATGGACATTGCAGTTTCTCCCGTCTCTACTTTTAAATCTTTGCTTTACAAAATCACTGCCTCCTCTTTGTACAAAGATAGTTACATATTGAGAAGCCAGCCTCAGACCTCCATTTCCTGCTCTGGGCAGTGATCCAAACCACTTTTTTCGCCCTCTTCTCCCCCCTAACTTGGTTAAAGAGAGAGTCTGCCTGTCTAGCCAGTTAATTTCCCATCCTGTGTAATGCATGTCTGAGTCTGAAGCACACGATACCCCTTCTGTCGCTTCAATCCTCTTCTTGCaaggttgcttttttttttttttttttttttttcttcatccaTTTGGATTACATTGGATATTATTGTGACAATTTGAACTGGGATGGGTTTACCAGGCATGCTAATACTAGTCAAAGGAATTAAGCTCATTTTGTGCTATTTtctgtatattatatttaaaggCAATGAAGTTGGAGAATTGATTTCTTGCAGCAAGttaatctttaaatatttaatgcaaCAACCCCAAGTCGCTGGCAAGCTCCCATACACAGAAATGCAccaaaaaaatacagtaaatgttAGTCTCGTCTTGTTTGGACAGTGCCAGTTTGTTTTAACACTCTTGTTTTCCTCATCAGATCACAGGGCACGGCTTCAACTGCAGTGACCAGGTGAGCAGGTCCATCCAGTGGGCGGACGCCGTGGTGCTGGTCTACTCCATCACAGACTGCAAAAGCTTTGAAATAATCAGCCAGCTCCACCAACAGGTGCGCCGCTCCCACCCTGACAACCGAGTCCCTGTCATCCTCGTGGCCAACAAGGCCGACCTCCTGCACGTGAAGCAGGTGgagcagcagcacggcctgAAGCTCGCCAACATGCTGGACTGCACCTTCTACGAAGTGTCGGCCAGCGAGAACTATAATGACGTTTACAACGCCTTCCACGTGCTGTGCAAAGAGCTGAGCAAGCAGCAGCAGCCGCCGACTAACACGGAGAAGAGGAAGTCCTCGCTCATTCCCAGGCCCAAGTCTCCCAACATGCAAGACCTGAAGAGGAGGTTCAAACAGGCCTTGTCTGCCAAAGTGAGGACTGTGACCTCAGTTTGAAGTGACACACAAAGGGCTTATGGTATGGGCAGAGAGAATACACTCAGTGAAACTCCCCAGTTTCTTCTTTGATGTGTAATGTACTAGTGGGGCTGGAGCAGCGGAGACAAAGGAGAATGAGTTGCACGCTCCACAGAGAAACCGCAGCGCAGTCTTAAAGAGTGCTCTGGCAGCCTTTGATCCCACATTATGAGAAGGTGACGGAGCACGTGACTCTTGACCTCGGTGGGAACAGTGCGCAGTGAAAACTGAGGGAGGGGCAGGCAGGCATTCATTGGCCGTATTGATTTGTACGTCTCTACAATTCTGTGCTGAAGTCTAATTAGACAACAGTAAGGGTACTTATTGGTGAGGGCTGTAACACCTGCcttaagttaattaaaaatgacttttaaactCGCAAGGCTGAGGCCGAGTGAAACTGCCATTCagctaaaatgtaaaaagaCTTTTCGCTGGGCAATGCTAGCTTTGGAGGACACCATGGACACTTTTATGCTGTCTTTAAGCCGACCTTCAATGCTCCCATTTAATTGGTATTGTAGCAATGGAAGCAGTTGAGTCACCGCTATGAGCTTTTGTTTCTGCTCACTTTTCTGTCCTTGGATGAATTTAAAGCTCTTGTTCTGCCTGTGACTATTTTCATGCATTGTAACCAACAAAATGCTTCTTCCTTAAACCTCATTGTCAATTGACCTTGTATTGCATGTCAGTGGAAAGGTATGTGTGGGTTGCATATGTGTCATGTGTTCTGTGGGTTAATGTTCACCACAAAAATAGGGCTCACAACTCTTAGAAATGCACTTTAATGAAGCCATGAGTGCTTCGCTAGGTGATTGTAAATTATGTAATATCCCAATTGATTCCTcaagttttttttcctcccatctgtgtttcaaaataaaattttgAACAAATTTGACTGGTTTGGGATTTCTTAATCTTATGTACTTGATTTCATAGTTCTCTTGGAATAACACTTCACACTATTTTATTACTCCAGTCTAACGGGGACCTGAAGATATAAGCTCCTTGATGGGCCAGAAACGTGGTCTGTTTATTTTGAGATACTTATTACTGCAGTGTCCTCTTGTTCCCGAGTTATAAGCATAATAGATACACAGCCCAGACCGATGCATTCTGTCCTTATCTTGCAGAAAATGTTCCTGCACACACTCTCATTAGCAGTGATGTTATGTGGTGACTCCTTTAGTAGAACAGCCCCTTAAGGCTCACCACTGTAGCCATGCATGCATCATAAGCATGTGCCTTTTTATTTAACTGATCGAGCTGCCTTGAACGTCATCTGGCCGAATGTTTCTTCGTAACCTTCAAAATGTTGCTTTGCTAGCCTGTATTGCACATCTGAACTGAGATGTTCTGTGATTGTGTGCCTTTATAGACTATTTAAAATTAGAACTGATTGATAGAGCAGAATGTTTAGCTTCAACACACTCCCGAAACATCcagttttgtaattaatttatttgacaaACCAACTCTTTGTCATCTGACAGACTTtcttatataaatgtttttgcGTTGGAGTACTGAAAACTATGGCTATTGTTTTTCCCAAACACCCCTCCCCATCTACTTGAATTATTTCTGTTCAGCATACAGTGAGCTAACCTCCTTTGTGCAATTTCTATTTCTAAGCCGTTCAAAGGTACCAAAAAAGAAAGCTGACATTCAGTTtctttgtatgtgtttttttggaATGTTCTTGCAGGGAGCTCGTTCATAATTTAGGCTCAAGTGACTTTGAAAACCGAGCCATGGAGAGTGTGAACATTAAAACCCTGACAAGTTAAAAGTATACAGTCAGTTCCACATTCCTCAGTCCTGAAAGCAAAAAGGCTTGACATGACAATTACCAGTAATGCATTAAAAGTGCTCATTAAGCCGCAACTGTCAGAATCGAAACTCCACAGTACATAAAGCAGAAGAGGAgccttttcagatttttttttttttttagcacagAGGAAGCATACCATTAGATATTTGTTCTCTTCTGGTTTCTCCAACTACCCAGTCTCTGTGGTCATAACAAAAAGCCGGTGATGCAAATGACATTGAATGGTTACATTCAGCTTTACCGTGTCTTTCATTTAAACCTTAGGACACAggtttgtgattttattttacttgaaaAATACTATTATTTTACCCCTAACTTTAACAGTGAATAATTATTAATTGATAATGATCAAAACAAATTCCACGGAGAATCAAAAAGGGAGTAACCGAGAAATGGAATGAAGATTCACCGATGGACAGCTTAAGCAGTATTTGAGTATTTGTAAGTAAGTAGTGGGATTGTCCTGCAGCGCCCATATTCTTGAAAAGCAGAAgtttaattgaaaagaatagGGATCCTTTCATTTGGCGAATACAGAGGGCATCAGTCTGTTAAAATGAATGCTTTGTTTGTAGGATAGAATAATCCCTGCTTTAAGTGACTGACAGTTTAATACTATGGGTGAGGGCCAAAGGTGTCAAAGGTTCACAGACCATGGTAAAGAGATACAAATGACCTGCGAATACTGCTGCACCATTAATTAACAGTGACCATGGAGCAGTGTTTAGACAGCAATGCATAGAACAGGCTACCTGATACAACACTGAATTACAGATAACAGTGTCATTGACCTACTTTAAACTATTTTGGAAGAGACTGAATTAAGAccatttatctgtttatttcttTTCTGGAAAAAAGCACAGATGGGTCTTTTTAACCTCTGAACCTGAGGGGGAATAATACGTTTTTCAATGATGTATGTAGGTGTGCATATCTGGTAATTATGATGTTGTTTATGCTATGTTTTAAGAACATTTTATACCTTATGAATAATCTCTCTGAGTAGGATAGATCAAAAGTTGACCTAATCTctatcaaaagcaaaaacaaacaagaaatgctCACACAGTTGCTAAAGTCAAAAACCTACTTAAACGCCATTACACAATCTTCCCTCGCAAACAGCTAGACTTCAGCACGTTGCTAGTCATAAAAGCTAATTTGGTGAAACAATCCCAACTAAAAAAGAATTGCTCTGCAGTCCTGGTTACATACATATGAAATCCTCCCTTCCTTAGTTGCACCCCTTCAGATTCTCCAATTGACACTTTTTTCCTCGCTACTAACTGATCGTTTCTTAGTGATCCTGGCGGTACCTGAAAGCAAACTCTCAAGAGATCCTGTTTGCTTGTGTTACGGAAATCATGGCAGATGTCATTTTGTTAAGAGATGGGAGGACGTGTTTTCTCAGGGAGGTTCAAAGCTGGGTGTAATTAGTACAGTTGTGCAAAAGACGTGTCGGGCAGCAAAGACGCTTATCTGAGACCGAGCTTAAACACTGAAAGCACTAGCTGTGTAGGTCACACACACTAACCCCGGAGAGTCCTTCTCCCTTGTGTGTGCTCTAGTTTGTTCTATGGAGATAGTAAACAGCTACTATATCAACTAATTGACAAAGGGAAAGAAACACGTCCAAAGCACTGTCAACACCTAATGGCTCAAATACTTAACCATCCGGAGAATGTGGGTCTTCATGGGAAATGCCCAATTCACCAGTGCTTGAGGCAAACAGGTCTTGAAAAGCGACCGCTCTAGTTCAAATATGCAGGACAAAAGGCACCAAAACATCAATAACAACCCAAAGTCAACTAAGGTTtatatcaaaacaaacaaacaagactgCTTCAGAATgaggacccccccccccccccccaatggaCAAGTAGCctgtaataataatgagaaactGTTGTGGAATGCCCCTGGATATCAAAGAACCGATTGATGGAATTATTTCATCGCCGTTGTTAAGAGAAGTGAGTTTGTATTCTTTGCACAGTTAACCAAAATATACAAGAGGCCGTCTTTCATTGCAATAGTGTTTTGGCCGTGCCTGGCTTGTCCCTTCTCTGCTCCGCGCGAGAGTCGCTCACACGCCTATATCGGGGCGCAGCCGATCGGTGGCAAAGAGCAGTTCCGGAATATCGCGAGGCTTCAGGagtctggaagacaacactgtTACCTGACAgagaagacaaaaacaaacaagggaGAAAATGGTGAGTGATTTAAATACATGTGGGAAGGAAAATGAAAGAGACCGTTCACTATTGATGATTTAGGGAGGAGCCCAGCAGAGATCAATAATTCTATTCATGGAAACCTACTGCTTAAAACGAGAGATAAGCTAATGGAGGGAAATCACTGAGTTAGGTATTTGCAATTGTAAAGACCAGCACAAAGTAACCATAACCACAACCACAACACATTTCAGCTCATTCCATAGTGGCTCATGAGTTTTTATCATGGTGTTTGAACTATAGACCTGTGCCTGAAAAGGTCAAACCttattttaaggtgaagaaaaaCATTAATCTTGAAAAAAATTACATGAATGCATACTAAACAATCCTAAAAAGATTTACATAAAGGCAGACGTTTTATTGCAATTGTCAGGGAGGGCACAGTATACAGTTGATTTCTTGTGATGGGAATTACAACAGACAACATGTAATTCagtagatatacacacacagtaaagaAAGTGGGGATTTCTGTATGGAGTGCTGCAGTATTACCTGTAAGCAGCCCCCGTGTTTATAATAACAGACCAAACACAAAAGgctatatttctgcataattattATAGACACGACTAATGAATGGCAATGGACTAGCCTTTCTGCAATGAAAGATATTTGTCATTTCCCAACTACAATTGTTATTTGTTTGAAGACTAAATCTAGGGATCATATTCAGAGGAATCCCTACCCCATTAATGAGTATTTAGCATTTTTCAGAAGCaggagaaaatgaaaaacatgttcAGTAAACAAGGCAGCTCTTTCAGCCAAAGCAAGACCTCGGGTGTTAGAAGTGATCATTTGCAGCTTATCAACAATGCTGCCTCTCCTTCCCCACAGTCTTTGGCACAGtttgaatatttgtatttttatgtattattcaaATAACAAATGGACTTGGTATATGCACTAGGCACAGAAGAGACCTTGCCAAAAGACAATCTTATTCATTAGTCactgttatttttaataaacaaagaGAAGCAAGATTGCCAACTTTACATACCGGTAACaacttaatattaatatgatgtTGTCTTAAGGCTTCTGTGCTTTTATGCCACTTCTGAAGTGAAGTGGAAGAAGAACTCCAGGAGATTGCACATGTGACACGCCCAGCCACAGTCAATGGCATTTCTACTGGTTAAGATAAGAACACCATATTCACAGGGGGTCCTGGGTGGGGTAACTGAAGAGGCCTCAGCTTGGAGAGTGTGTTGCACCTCAGGGCTATTGATTAAGGGTTTTAATCTGGGCTCTGTGTATTAGACAGCTGTGACCATGATTCCCCATAAGGCTTCATCTAACTGGGCTAGGGAGGGCTTAAAAATGGCCAGGGATTCAACAGCTTGCTACTACCCCATAATTCTATAGTACCATTTGAAGACAAAGATATTTTTTCTCTTCGTATACCGCACTATGTAACTTCCTCTCTTTGTAGTCCCTCTACATTGTTTTttggagaaacacaaaaacacacacagactgctgTTGGTTTACTCCTCTGTCCTGGAGAGTGTCCAAACAGCATTTAACAAACTAATTACACATGAATTATTTAAGACAGTTTGTGCAAACATTAGTCTCCTAATAATATACAATTAAGTACAAATAGGATTCCCCAAAGCAAACATGCATTTGACAGACAAGGCAGGTGGAGGCTGTAGGTAAATTAATGTGAATTGAGCTGGCAGTTTTATAGTTACCTGAGATCAGGGTGCAAGAGATCCTCGCCTGGACATGACCTCCAATAACTAGGAGCTCTTCCAGCGTGTGCCACATATTGACGCCAGGTGCAACCTTTACACAACCTCTGGCGGGCTGCTTTATGACTGCTTTAAAACACTAGCACAGTGGTTCAAATGCCTCAGGTAAGATTTCAGTTTTAACAGCTGTTAGTGTAGGGTGAAGAACTGCTTCCCAGGTGGCATGGCAATGTTCTCCCCAAAAAACAAATCCTTTTGATACCCTGCCTTACACACATAAGTCTGGAGAGATAATTTACTCTTTGGATACCCATAACAGCTTATTGGGAATCAGAGATCGCCTGGCTTCACTGGGAAATTCCACGACAGCTAAAATAATATCTCTGTATTGAGTCAGGAGTAGGTGAGGCATCCCCAAGGCTGTATGTCATGGCAGTCAGACTTAACAGATATGGACTTGTTTTATCATctttactgtttatttaattttacacgACACTAGAGCCCATACTGAGGCAGCTCATAAAAGACCGTTTATAAAAGTCCACATTGTTCTTCAGTAAATCTGCTATTCATAACTGCTGATATTGTGTCTAATACAATGATTTGAAACGTTATCTCCATGAGATGGGTTTTGCATTAGGTGCATTGTTTCCGTTTCAGAAGATCTTCCTTGGGGCTCCCTAGCTGCTCCCTGTATGCCTTTGACTTCCTAGACTATAGGGATATTCTGGTAAATCCattattacaaaaacaatagCAGAATAtaaagtctttaaaaaaaaaaaaagatctgctCTATCTATGCAGTTTTGCAGATGCAATACAAGTTGGgttaaaacaatacatacatgtaaCATAGTATAAACAATCAGAACTGGTCTAATGTTTGCAAGGATCattacataattattatatCTGTAAACACCTCTGCAATGAGTtcttagaatatatatattttccatgtCTTTATGTGAATTTCCAAAAACAGATTTTCAGTTAAGAATCAGAGTGGCAGTTCAATTGTCAGTATACAGACCTTAATCGAAATTTTCTGTTGCCCACATTGGAGCAATTAGTGTGTACCAAATAACCGAAAAGTGGCACCACAAAACAATTTTCTAATAAGGAAGAGCTTATCATAGAAGACTGTACCTAAATCCAGTCCCCAGATCAGGGTATTTATGTGGTTTCTAAAGtcattgaaaataaacatgaaacTATGCCAAGTAATAATTTTTGGTGTGGTCAATAAGTGAACATCTTGCAATGGGCAAACAAAACCTGTGgcctgggaaaaaaaaagtttttgtgCTTTCAgcataaaaaagaaagagaagagcAACCCACACACATTCTATTGCTATGGCTATGGCTCACTCATTCT contains:
- the rasl11b gene encoding ras-like protein family member 11B, whose amino-acid sequence is MRLIQNMSTISECPTSECPSGRVIKIAVIGGSGVGKTALVVRFLTRRFIGDYERNSGTLYSREVQVDGEQVAIQVQDTPGVQITGHGFNCSDQVSRSIQWADAVVLVYSITDCKSFEIISQLHQQVRRSHPDNRVPVILVANKADLLHVKQVEQQHGLKLANMLDCTFYEVSASENYNDVYNAFHVLCKELSKQQQPPTNTEKRKSSLIPRPKSPNMQDLKRRFKQALSAKVRTVTSV